One part of the Rhodococcus oxybenzonivorans genome encodes these proteins:
- the iolB gene encoding 5-deoxy-glucuronate isomerase, whose protein sequence is MSSKYYLPVGSAATGPFDLEVTPESAGWTESSLRVLTLPLDGSAEFDTGAEEILVVPLSGSVTVSCATKEFVLAGRRSVFDGPTDFAYVGIDSAYRVTASNGGRFALCGARARQKFPFRYVPAADVSVELRGAGNCSRQVHNFATADRFDADSIIACEVITPGGNWSSYPSHKHDENSAAESQLEEIYYFEIAQAHSRTTDFSGTGFGYHRVYGTPERPIEVLEEVRTGDVVLVPHGYHGPSIAAPGHHMYYLNVMAGPSDERSWKICDDPAHAWVRTSWEHQTVDPRLPLHRSTFPNGA, encoded by the coding sequence ATGAGCAGCAAGTATTACCTGCCCGTCGGCTCGGCCGCCACCGGTCCCTTCGACCTCGAGGTGACGCCCGAGTCCGCGGGCTGGACCGAGTCGAGCCTGCGCGTTCTGACGCTTCCTCTCGACGGCTCTGCGGAATTCGACACCGGCGCAGAAGAAATTCTCGTCGTTCCCCTCTCGGGATCGGTGACGGTGTCCTGCGCGACCAAGGAGTTCGTCCTCGCCGGGCGACGATCGGTGTTCGACGGTCCCACCGACTTCGCGTATGTCGGCATCGACTCCGCCTACCGGGTGACGGCCTCGAACGGTGGACGCTTCGCGCTCTGCGGCGCCCGGGCCCGGCAGAAGTTCCCGTTCCGATATGTACCCGCCGCAGACGTGTCAGTCGAACTGCGCGGCGCGGGCAACTGCAGCCGGCAGGTGCACAACTTCGCGACCGCCGACCGGTTCGACGCAGATTCGATCATCGCGTGCGAGGTGATCACGCCCGGCGGCAACTGGTCGTCGTATCCGAGCCACAAGCACGACGAAAACAGCGCTGCCGAATCCCAGCTGGAGGAGATCTACTATTTCGAGATCGCCCAGGCACATTCGCGGACAACAGATTTCAGTGGCACCGGATTCGGCTACCACCGCGTGTACGGCACACCCGAACGGCCGATCGAGGTGCTCGAGGAAGTACGAACCGGCGACGTCGTCCTCGTTCCGCACGGGTATCACGGCCCGTCGATTGCCGCACCCGGCCACCACATGTACTACCTGAACGTCATGGCCGGTCCCAGCGACGAGCGGTCCTGGAAGATCTGCGACGACCCGGCGCACGCCTGGGTCCGCACCAGTTGGGAGCACCAGACCGTCGATCCACGACTGCCCCTGCACCGCTCCACCTTTCCGAACGGAGCATGA
- the iolC gene encoding 5-dehydro-2-deoxygluconokinase gives MTTDSTHRSRPGWDVLAIGRCGVDLYPLQTGVGLEQVETFGKFLGGSAANVSVAAARLGCRSALISGVGDDPFGRFVRSALTNLGVDNRYVRIDSAYPTPVTFCEIFPPDHFPLYFYRKPAAPDLQISPEHIDTAAVREAKLYWSTATGLSEEPSRSAHFAAWQSRGLQQHTVLDLDYRPMFWACAADATVQMQRALRHVTIAVGNREECEIAVGETDADNAADALLDFGVELAIVKQGPHGVLGKTRSQRVTVPAIDVQVVNGLGAGDSFGGSLCHGLLSGWPLEKVLRYANAAGAIVASRLECSTAMPTAEEVRARAEVDTAEVIDV, from the coding sequence TTGACCACGGACAGCACGCACCGCAGCCGCCCCGGCTGGGATGTCCTCGCTATCGGTCGTTGTGGGGTCGACCTTTACCCACTCCAGACCGGGGTCGGGCTCGAGCAGGTAGAGACATTTGGCAAGTTCCTCGGCGGCAGCGCAGCCAATGTCTCCGTCGCCGCCGCGCGCCTCGGTTGCCGCAGTGCCCTCATCTCCGGCGTCGGCGACGATCCGTTCGGACGATTCGTGCGCTCGGCGCTCACCAACCTCGGAGTAGACAACCGTTATGTGCGCATCGACTCCGCATACCCGACACCGGTCACGTTCTGTGAGATCTTTCCCCCGGACCACTTTCCGCTATATTTCTATCGCAAGCCCGCGGCCCCCGACTTGCAGATCTCCCCCGAGCACATCGACACCGCCGCAGTGCGAGAGGCGAAGCTGTACTGGTCCACGGCGACCGGACTGTCCGAGGAACCGAGTCGCAGTGCTCATTTCGCAGCCTGGCAATCGCGGGGCCTTCAGCAGCACACCGTTCTCGATCTCGACTACCGGCCGATGTTCTGGGCCTGTGCGGCCGACGCCACCGTGCAGATGCAGCGCGCTCTCCGACACGTCACCATTGCGGTGGGCAACCGCGAAGAATGTGAGATCGCGGTCGGTGAGACCGACGCGGACAACGCCGCCGACGCCCTCCTCGACTTCGGTGTCGAACTCGCGATAGTGAAACAGGGCCCGCACGGTGTGCTCGGAAAGACGCGCAGCCAGCGCGTCACCGTACCCGCGATCGACGTGCAGGTGGTCAATGGACTCGGCGCAGGTGACAGCTTCGGCGGCTCCCTGTGCCACGGACTTCTGTCCGGATGGCCGCTCGAGAAAGTACTGCGATACGCCAATGCCGCAGGGGCGATTGTGGCGTCCCGCCTCGAATGCTCCACGGCGATGCCGACGGCCGAGGAGGTACGCGCACGTGCCGAAGTCGACACTGCGGAGGTCATCGATGTCTGA
- a CDS encoding GntR family transcriptional regulator, translating into MSAQLAVELDRSSPIPLYFQLAQRIEKAIIAGELTPGDRFENELSLAKRLNLSRPTTRRAIQEVVDKGLLVRKRGVGTQVVRSTMHRPVELTSLFDDLTRTGQSPTTTLLEFRVTAPGANVAAELGLEHGAEVACIRRLRSANGEPLALLTNFLPIALAPDPEELEESGLYAALRARGVHIRLARQRIGASLATDAEALLLEEKAGAPLLTVNRTAFDDSGRAVECGSHCYRASRYSFDTTVVDK; encoded by the coding sequence GTGAGTGCACAGCTCGCAGTCGAGCTCGACAGATCCAGCCCGATCCCGCTCTATTTTCAGCTGGCACAAAGGATCGAGAAAGCGATCATCGCTGGCGAACTCACGCCGGGAGATCGATTTGAGAACGAACTCTCACTGGCCAAGCGTCTCAATCTCTCGCGCCCCACAACTCGGCGGGCGATCCAGGAGGTCGTCGACAAGGGGTTGCTCGTCCGAAAGCGCGGTGTGGGGACGCAGGTGGTGCGCAGTACGATGCACCGGCCGGTGGAGCTGACGAGTCTGTTCGACGACCTCACCAGGACGGGGCAGAGCCCCACCACTACGCTGCTCGAGTTTCGCGTGACGGCGCCCGGAGCGAACGTCGCGGCCGAACTCGGCCTGGAGCACGGCGCGGAAGTGGCGTGCATCCGGCGACTCCGCAGCGCCAATGGGGAGCCTCTCGCGCTGTTGACGAACTTCCTCCCGATTGCCCTCGCGCCGGACCCGGAGGAACTGGAAGAGTCCGGGTTGTATGCCGCACTGCGAGCACGCGGAGTGCACATTCGGTTGGCTCGGCAGCGGATCGGCGCATCACTGGCGACCGACGCCGAGGCGCTGTTGCTCGAGGAGAAGGCCGGTGCACCGTTGCTGACCGTGAACCGGACTGCCTTCGATGATTCCGGCCGCGCTGTCGAATGCGGTAGCCACTGCTACCGGGCGTCTCGCTACAGCTTCGACACGACCGTCGTCGACAAATAG
- a CDS encoding MFS transporter, with translation MTIDYGTGVSGRGGDGNGRSAVDPNADPTNAKKAAKAAFFGSLLEYYDFYIFASAAALVFPHVFFEGSKNPLLLSLATFGISYVARPVGAVFVGHFGDRAGRKKVMMFCLVLMGVVTFLIGCLPSSETAGMVGPALLVLLRICQGISAAGEQSGAGSLTLEHSPAHRRGFFCSWTLTGTQAGFIVASLAFIPVAAMPDETLYSWGWRVPFWCSLLVLVVAYIVRRKLEEPEIFIANKEALDEAPAPLPVVDLFRTHWRDVLRVVFCAFIAVVSTVFSVFGLAYATTPEIGMSRTTMLWVAIAANCVALISQPLLGILSDRIGRKPVFIGGAIGSAAGIFLYFAAIGTGNVTLIFLAGILLMGGVYAGTNAIWPAFYAEMFSSRVRYSGMAIGTQLGFALAGFAPTIAQALRGADPKNWVPVAVFTAVCALVAGASAATAKENSRTPLLELDKEDVALAKLKV, from the coding sequence ATGACCATCGACTACGGCACCGGCGTCTCCGGTCGAGGCGGTGACGGCAACGGCCGTTCCGCCGTCGACCCCAACGCCGATCCCACCAACGCGAAGAAGGCCGCGAAAGCCGCCTTCTTCGGCAGCCTGCTCGAGTACTACGACTTCTATATCTTCGCCTCGGCTGCTGCGCTGGTGTTCCCCCACGTGTTTTTCGAAGGCTCGAAGAACCCGCTGTTGCTGTCGCTGGCCACCTTCGGCATTTCTTACGTCGCACGTCCGGTCGGTGCAGTGTTCGTCGGACACTTCGGCGACCGGGCCGGGCGCAAGAAAGTGATGATGTTCTGCCTGGTGCTCATGGGTGTCGTCACCTTCCTGATCGGTTGTCTGCCTTCTTCGGAAACCGCGGGCATGGTCGGACCGGCGCTGCTGGTTCTCCTGCGTATCTGTCAGGGCATCTCCGCTGCCGGCGAGCAGTCAGGAGCCGGTTCCCTCACCCTCGAGCACTCCCCCGCCCACCGTCGCGGATTCTTCTGCAGCTGGACGTTGACCGGCACCCAGGCCGGCTTCATCGTCGCCAGCCTCGCGTTCATCCCGGTCGCCGCGATGCCGGACGAGACCCTCTACAGCTGGGGCTGGCGTGTCCCGTTCTGGTGCAGCCTCCTCGTCCTCGTCGTCGCCTACATCGTGCGTCGCAAGCTCGAAGAGCCCGAGATCTTCATTGCGAACAAGGAGGCATTGGACGAGGCCCCCGCGCCACTTCCCGTCGTCGACCTGTTCCGCACGCACTGGCGTGACGTACTGCGGGTCGTGTTCTGCGCATTCATCGCCGTCGTCAGCACCGTCTTCTCCGTATTCGGCCTCGCGTACGCCACCACTCCGGAAATCGGGATGAGCCGGACCACCATGCTGTGGGTCGCGATCGCCGCGAATTGCGTCGCGCTCATTTCACAGCCGCTGCTCGGCATCCTGTCCGACCGCATCGGCCGCAAGCCCGTCTTCATCGGTGGCGCGATCGGCTCCGCCGCCGGAATCTTCCTGTACTTCGCCGCGATCGGCACCGGCAACGTCACACTGATCTTCCTCGCCGGAATCCTGCTCATGGGTGGCGTGTACGCCGGGACCAACGCCATCTGGCCCGCCTTCTACGCCGAGATGTTCTCGTCCCGAGTTCGCTACTCCGGCATGGCGATCGGCACGCAGCTCGGGTTCGCGCTCGCCGGATTCGCCCCCACCATCGCCCAGGCACTCCGCGGTGCCGACCCCAAGAACTGGGTGCCCGTCGCAGTCTTCACAGCAGTGTGCGCACTCGTCGCCGGAGCCTCCGCCGCCACCGCGAAGGAGAACTCGCGCACCCCGCTCCTCGAACTCGACAAGGAAGACGTCGCGCTCGCGAAGCTGAAAGTCTGA
- a CDS encoding TetR/AcrR family transcriptional regulator has product MTRSDATEKAPHREGAKRTRNPEKTKEDILRVAMKEFADKGLSGARIDEIAAKTATTKRMLYYYFGDKDGLYRAVLQRAYEEIRYEESQLDVDHLDPSEAIRALAELTFDHHEAHPDFIRLVAIENTNRGANLSQAEGLQETQTPAIRTLEKILQRGQDAGIFRADTTALDIHMLISAYCVFRVANRYTFRALFDWDLTGAENRPHLRTMLGDVVLAYLQQPGKL; this is encoded by the coding sequence ATGACACGAAGTGACGCTACGGAGAAGGCACCCCACCGCGAGGGTGCCAAACGCACTCGGAATCCCGAGAAGACCAAGGAGGACATCCTTCGCGTGGCGATGAAGGAGTTCGCCGACAAGGGTTTGTCCGGTGCCCGCATCGACGAGATCGCAGCCAAGACCGCCACGACGAAGCGGATGCTCTACTACTACTTCGGCGACAAGGACGGCCTGTATCGAGCGGTGCTCCAGCGCGCGTACGAGGAGATTCGCTACGAAGAGTCGCAGCTCGACGTCGACCACCTCGATCCGTCGGAGGCGATCAGAGCGCTCGCCGAGTTGACCTTCGATCACCACGAGGCGCACCCCGACTTCATCCGGCTGGTCGCCATCGAGAACACGAATCGGGGCGCGAATCTCAGCCAGGCCGAGGGCCTACAGGAAACGCAGACCCCCGCCATCCGCACACTCGAGAAAATTCTTCAGCGCGGGCAGGATGCCGGAATCTTCCGTGCCGATACGACCGCCCTCGACATTCACATGCTCATCAGCGCATATTGCGTCTTTCGCGTGGCCAACCGGTACACCTTCAGAGCGCTGTTCGACTGGGATCTCACGGGCGCCGAGAACCGCCCCCACCTGCGCACGATGCTCGGTGACGTCGTCCTCGCCTACCTCCAGCAGCCCGGGAAATTATGA
- a CDS encoding shikimate dehydrogenase — protein sequence MISPDLDTVAVSRPSYLCGLIGSGISKSLTPPLHESEGQAQGVGYVYRILDLDTLALGEDGLPRLLASAKLLGFDGLNITHPCKQAVIPLLDDLSDDARTLGAVNTVHIANGRLIGHNTDWSGFARNMDEGLGGAPTDRVVQLGAGGAGAAVAYAALTRGVLHFTIIDADATRAQLLRDSLAAMFPDRVVVSGDLSAVPAAVGQAQGLINATPLGMAQHPGMALDAELLRPDLWVADVVYRPAETELLRRARDIGARTLSGIGMAVGQAVDSFRIFTGLEPDVLRMQEHMRRLLAEEDSATLAASPS from the coding sequence ATGATTTCTCCCGACCTCGACACCGTTGCCGTATCCCGCCCGTCGTACCTCTGCGGGCTCATCGGTTCGGGAATCTCGAAGTCCCTGACGCCACCTCTGCACGAGTCGGAGGGTCAGGCGCAGGGAGTCGGGTACGTCTACCGCATTCTCGATCTCGACACGCTCGCGCTGGGTGAAGATGGGTTGCCGCGGCTCCTCGCCTCGGCGAAGCTGCTCGGATTCGATGGTCTCAACATCACGCATCCCTGCAAGCAGGCCGTCATCCCGTTGCTCGACGACCTGTCGGACGATGCGCGCACGCTCGGCGCGGTCAACACGGTGCACATCGCTAATGGACGGCTCATCGGCCACAACACCGACTGGTCCGGATTTGCGCGGAACATGGACGAGGGCCTCGGCGGCGCGCCGACCGATCGTGTGGTCCAGCTAGGCGCAGGCGGCGCGGGCGCGGCCGTCGCATACGCGGCGCTGACCCGTGGGGTCCTGCACTTCACGATCATCGATGCCGACGCCACCCGCGCACAGCTGCTGCGGGATTCACTCGCCGCCATGTTCCCGGACCGCGTCGTCGTCTCCGGTGACCTCTCCGCCGTGCCCGCCGCTGTCGGGCAAGCGCAAGGTCTCATCAATGCAACCCCGCTCGGAATGGCGCAGCACCCCGGTATGGCGCTGGATGCCGAACTGCTCCGGCCCGACCTGTGGGTTGCCGACGTCGTCTACCGGCCAGCAGAAACTGAGCTTCTGCGACGTGCCCGCGACATCGGGGCGCGCACCCTCAGCGGCATCGGAATGGCCGTCGGACAGGCGGTCGATTCGTTCCGCATCTTCACCGGACTCGAACCCGACGTCCTGCGGATGCAGGAGCACATGCGACGGCTGCTCGCCGAAGAGGACAGCGCCACCCTCGCCGCATCACCGTCGTGA